The following are encoded in a window of Kitasatospora fiedleri genomic DNA:
- a CDS encoding VOC family protein yields MAQKITTFLWFDDQAEQAAEFYTTVFEHGRITEVQRYSEAGPGEAGSVMLVSFELFGQEFLALNGGPVFRFNEAVSLQVDCADQAEVDRYWELLTADGGAPGPCGWLKDRYGLSWQIVPRRMTELLTDPDQERVRRATAAMLTMGKLDIAALDAAADGT; encoded by the coding sequence ATGGCGCAGAAGATCACCACTTTCCTGTGGTTCGACGACCAGGCCGAGCAGGCCGCCGAGTTCTACACCACGGTGTTCGAGCACGGCCGGATCACCGAGGTGCAGCGCTACTCGGAGGCCGGGCCGGGCGAGGCCGGGAGCGTGATGCTGGTGTCCTTCGAACTGTTCGGGCAGGAGTTCCTGGCCCTGAACGGCGGCCCGGTGTTCCGCTTCAACGAGGCGGTCTCGCTCCAGGTCGACTGCGCCGACCAGGCCGAGGTGGACCGCTACTGGGAGCTGCTGACCGCCGACGGCGGCGCGCCGGGCCCGTGCGGCTGGCTGAAGGACCGCTACGGCCTGTCCTGGCAGATCGTGCCGCGCCGGATGACCGAGCTGCTCACCGACCCCGACCAGGAACGCGTCCGCCGGGCCACCGCCGCGATGCTGACCATGGGAAAACTGGACATCGCCGCCCTGGACGCGGCCGCGGACGGCACCTGA
- a CDS encoding nucleotidyltransferase, which yields MDALWVHGSLACGDYRHGRSDLDLVAVLPAAPDGPVRERLAALHRELGAREPGAAKLHCSYLPREELGDPAAAHFTFAQGEPMERPVTVIARRELLDAGKVLAGERPGALLPPVTDAALHAHLRADLRDYWYPVTARPEPWRRDIWVDFGPVTAVRATVALREGRLITKREAIARLPALDAPPGLAEDIAARRYGVPPVLTPGERAQRAEQARLFTRLLIERALG from the coding sequence GTGGACGCGCTGTGGGTGCACGGTTCGCTGGCGTGTGGCGACTACCGACACGGCCGCAGTGACCTCGACCTGGTCGCCGTGCTGCCCGCCGCGCCCGACGGGCCGGTGCGGGAGCGACTGGCCGCGCTGCACCGGGAGTTGGGCGCGCGGGAGCCCGGCGCGGCGAAGCTGCACTGCTCGTACCTGCCGCGCGAGGAGCTCGGCGACCCGGCCGCCGCGCACTTCACCTTCGCCCAGGGCGAGCCGATGGAGCGCCCGGTCACGGTCATCGCCCGCCGCGAACTGCTGGACGCCGGAAAGGTGTTGGCGGGCGAGCGGCCCGGCGCGCTGCTGCCGCCGGTCACCGACGCCGCGCTGCACGCACACCTCCGGGCCGACCTGCGCGACTACTGGTACCCGGTCACCGCCCGCCCCGAGCCGTGGCGGCGCGACATCTGGGTGGACTTCGGCCCGGTCACCGCCGTCCGCGCCACCGTCGCGCTGCGCGAGGGCCGGCTGATCACCAAACGCGAGGCGATCGCCCGCCTGCCCGCCCTGGACGCCCCGCCCGGCCTGGCCGAGGACATCGCCGCCCGCCGCTACGGCGTCCCGCCGGTCCTCACCCCGGGGGAGCGCGCTCAACGTGCCGAGCAGGCGCGGCTGTTCACCCGGCTGCTGATCGAACGGGCGCTGGGCTGA
- a CDS encoding DUF4240 domain-containing protein encodes MDTDGFWDLVESSATGGPGCERADRLTARLAGLPLSEVLEFQLRLDEARAPLDTAGTLALAWLVKRGWVSDDGLWYFHAWLIGLGRDAHRLAVHDPDALADHPALRRLAALPYERWDDDDFPDWELLDYCAQEAYEQLTGEEDGLEEALEAVGHDSPCNAEFTEPTWTPEQTAARLPRLTALFADAT; translated from the coding sequence ATGGACACGGACGGATTCTGGGACCTGGTGGAGTCGAGCGCGACGGGCGGCCCCGGCTGCGAGCGCGCCGACCGGTTGACCGCGCGCCTCGCCGGGCTGCCGCTGTCCGAGGTGCTCGAGTTCCAGCTCCGCCTGGACGAGGCCCGCGCCCCGCTGGACACCGCGGGCACGCTGGCGCTGGCCTGGCTGGTGAAGCGCGGCTGGGTCAGCGACGACGGCCTCTGGTACTTCCACGCCTGGTTGATCGGCCTCGGCCGCGACGCCCACCGCCTGGCCGTCCACGATCCGGACGCCCTCGCCGACCACCCCGCCCTCCGGCGCCTGGCCGCCCTCCCCTACGAGCGGTGGGACGACGACGACTTCCCGGACTGGGAACTGCTCGACTACTGCGCCCAGGAGGCGTACGAGCAGCTCACCGGCGAGGAGGACGGCCTGGAGGAGGCGCTGGAGGCGGTCGGCCACGACAGCCCCTGCAACGCCGAGTTCACCGAACCGACCTGGACGCCCGAACAGACCGCCGCCCGCCTGCCTCGCCTCACCGCGCTGTTCGCCGACGCCACCTGA
- a CDS encoding AfsR/SARP family transcriptional regulator: protein MPPAPVDAPPVVPEPLPTHDQAAAPDPRSPARPSARPGSGPARTDSDDLLAILRSPEAHHLRSAPRIRVLGPVDVLGAAGSADPAGRPRLTELAAYLALRPGSEHTTVDRDIHPGAAHLDPRATAERLAEPLPVKIAALAGWLGTSPEGRDYLGGQPADTYSLAPTVTCDWDEFRSLYRRGMRSTSATADAALAHALALVRGAPFAEAPAGTYAWAEAERQDMLAAIVDTAHELAARRLQYGDHRTAEAAIFRALAVAPEVELLHRDLFYAYASAGARDQLVRSVNRLDALSRRTGRDLDPDTVALLRDLLTGS, encoded by the coding sequence GTGCCCCCCGCCCCGGTGGACGCGCCGCCGGTGGTGCCCGAGCCGCTGCCCACCCACGACCAGGCGGCGGCGCCCGACCCGCGTTCCCCGGCCCGGCCGTCCGCCCGGCCCGGGAGCGGTCCGGCCCGCACCGACAGCGACGACCTGCTGGCGATCCTGCGCTCCCCGGAGGCCCACCACCTGCGCTCCGCGCCGCGCATCCGGGTGCTCGGGCCGGTGGACGTGCTCGGCGCGGCAGGCAGTGCCGACCCGGCGGGCCGCCCCCGGCTGACCGAGCTCGCCGCGTACCTGGCACTGCGCCCGGGCAGTGAGCACACCACCGTCGACCGCGACATCCACCCGGGTGCCGCGCACCTCGACCCGCGGGCCACCGCCGAGCGGCTGGCCGAACCGCTGCCGGTCAAGATCGCCGCGCTGGCGGGCTGGCTGGGCACCTCCCCGGAGGGCCGCGACTACCTGGGCGGGCAGCCCGCCGACACGTACAGCCTGGCCCCGACCGTCACCTGCGACTGGGACGAGTTCCGCAGCCTGTACCGGCGCGGCATGCGCTCCACCTCCGCCACCGCCGACGCCGCCCTCGCGCACGCGCTGGCCCTGGTCCGGGGCGCCCCGTTCGCCGAGGCCCCGGCCGGGACGTACGCCTGGGCGGAGGCCGAACGCCAGGACATGCTGGCCGCGATCGTCGACACCGCGCACGAACTCGCCGCCCGCCGCCTCCAGTACGGCGACCACCGCACCGCCGAGGCCGCGATCTTCCGCGCCCTCGCCGTCGCCCCGGAGGTCGAACTCCTGCACCGCGACCTCTTCTACGCCTACGCCTCGGCCGGCGCCCGCGACCAGCTCGTCCGCTCCGTCAACCGCCTCGACGCCCTCAGCCGCCGCACCGGCCGCGACCTCGACCCGGACACCGTCGCCCTGCTCCGCGACCTCCTCACCGGCAGCTGA